One Pseudomonas sp. HOU2 genomic window carries:
- a CDS encoding heavy metal sensor histidine kinase, with product MRRMSLSSRLALLFAACTAVVSLFAGVLFNRASEAHFIELDQQLLDGKLIGLRRALQDVQPAQREARLADELSRQADLALRITGSDGQRWYDSSINLPQDLPQQPGLSTISHDGADYRVLNAPLHLDQPDSPQLTLLLDITHHQHFLQRMQHLIWLTIGLSALATALLGAWAARSGLRPLRRMSAVARGISAHSLNARLPQAQMPPELAEMAHSFNAMLGRLDDSFQRLSAFSADIAHELRTPLSNLLTHTQVTLTRPRPIEDYREALHSNLEELQWMAQLVNDMLYLAKADHGLLMPKRESLELADESDVLLEFFAPLAEDAGVTLSREGHARTEGDRSMLRRALSNLLDNALRFTPASGSVRLSIVDQAHAVQVSVENSGEGISAELLPRLFDRFYRADPARQEGSSEHAGLGLAITQSIVRAHGGQIHCESAAGWTRFVIELPKKD from the coding sequence ATGCGTCGTATGTCCCTGAGTTCTCGCCTGGCACTGCTGTTTGCCGCCTGCACCGCCGTGGTCTCGCTGTTCGCCGGGGTGCTGTTCAACCGCGCCAGCGAGGCGCACTTCATTGAGCTCGATCAGCAATTGCTCGATGGCAAGCTGATCGGTTTGCGCCGGGCCTTGCAGGATGTGCAACCCGCTCAGCGTGAGGCGCGGCTGGCGGATGAGCTGAGCCGTCAGGCCGATCTGGCGCTGCGTATTACTGGCAGTGACGGCCAGCGCTGGTACGACAGCTCGATCAATTTGCCGCAGGACTTGCCGCAACAGCCGGGCCTGTCGACCATCAGCCATGACGGCGCCGACTACCGCGTGCTCAACGCCCCGCTCCACCTGGATCAACCCGACTCGCCACAACTGACGCTGCTGCTGGACATCACTCATCACCAGCACTTCCTGCAGCGCATGCAACATCTGATCTGGCTGACCATCGGGTTGTCGGCCCTCGCTACCGCACTGCTCGGCGCCTGGGCCGCACGCAGCGGTTTGCGTCCGTTGCGCCGTATGAGCGCAGTCGCCCGTGGGATTTCTGCGCATTCGCTCAACGCCCGACTGCCGCAAGCGCAAATGCCGCCGGAGCTTGCTGAAATGGCCCACAGCTTCAACGCCATGCTCGGACGCCTCGATGACTCGTTTCAACGGCTGTCGGCGTTTTCTGCCGACATCGCCCATGAACTGCGCACACCGCTGTCGAACCTGCTGACCCATACCCAGGTCACCCTCACCCGCCCACGCCCGATCGAGGATTACCGCGAAGCCCTGCACAGCAACCTCGAAGAACTGCAATGGATGGCACAACTGGTCAACGACATGCTTTATCTGGCCAAGGCTGACCATGGTTTGCTGATGCCCAAGCGCGAGTCGCTGGAGCTGGCGGACGAGAGCGATGTATTGCTGGAGTTTTTCGCGCCACTGGCCGAGGACGCCGGGGTGACGCTGAGCCGCGAAGGTCATGCGCGTACGGAGGGTGATCGCAGCATGCTGCGCCGGGCCTTGTCGAATCTGCTGGATAACGCGCTGCGCTTTACCCCGGCGTCAGGCAGCGTGCGCCTGTCCATCGTCGATCAGGCGCACGCGGTGCAGGTGTCGGTGGAGAACAGTGGCGAAGGCATTTCAGCAGAATTGTTGCCGCGGCTGTTTGACCGGTTTTATCGAGCGGATCCGGCGCGGCAGGAAGGCAGCAGTGAACATGCGGGGTTGGGGCTGGCGATTACCCAGTCGATCGTCCGGGCGCATGGCGGGCAGATTCATTGCGAATCGGCTGCGGGGTGGACGCGGTTTGTGATCGAGTTGCCCAAGAAGGATTGA
- a CDS encoding lipoprotein-releasing ABC transporter permease subunit → MFRPLSIFIGTRYTRAKRRNRFVSFISMTSMIGLALGVLAMIVVLSVMNGFQREMSSRILGMVPHATIVGVKPIDDWQPVAAAALKNPEVTAAVPFTEMEGMLSYKGLMQPIQISGVDPAQEGKVSIVAQHIVQGRLDDLKPGEFGVVIGEITARRFRLNVGDKITLIVPEVSTAPGGITPRMQRLNVVGVFKVGAELDGSMGLIHVADAATMQHWQPNQVQSVRLAVKDLYAAPKVSSDIAAGLGAEFKADDWTHTQGSLFSAMKMEKTMIGLLLLMIVAVAAFNIIATLIMVVNDKGADIAILRTIGATPRQIMAIFMVQGTVIGIVGTLIGGVLGVIAALNVSEMVGWVERVTGQHIFSSDVYFVSNLPSELQGGDVLLICSAGFILSFLATVYPALRAAKIEPAHALRYS, encoded by the coding sequence ATGTTCAGACCGTTATCGATCTTTATCGGCACGCGCTATACCCGCGCCAAGCGCCGCAATCGCTTTGTTTCGTTCATCTCGATGACTTCGATGATCGGGCTCGCCCTCGGCGTGCTGGCGATGATCGTGGTGCTGTCGGTGATGAACGGCTTCCAGCGCGAAATGAGCTCGCGCATCCTCGGTATGGTGCCGCACGCGACCATCGTTGGCGTCAAGCCGATCGATGACTGGCAGCCGGTGGCCGCCGCCGCGCTGAAAAATCCCGAAGTGACCGCCGCCGTGCCGTTCACCGAGATGGAAGGCATGCTGTCCTACAAGGGCTTGATGCAGCCGATCCAGATCAGCGGTGTCGATCCGGCCCAGGAAGGCAAGGTGTCGATCGTTGCCCAGCACATCGTGCAGGGACGTCTCGATGACCTGAAACCGGGCGAGTTCGGTGTGGTGATCGGTGAAATCACCGCGCGCCGCTTCCGCCTCAATGTCGGCGACAAGATCACCCTGATCGTGCCGGAAGTCAGCACCGCACCGGGTGGCATCACCCCGCGCATGCAGCGCCTGAACGTGGTCGGCGTGTTCAAGGTCGGCGCCGAGCTGGACGGCTCGATGGGCCTGATCCACGTGGCCGATGCTGCCACCATGCAGCACTGGCAGCCGAATCAGGTGCAGAGCGTGCGCCTGGCGGTGAAGGATCTGTACGCCGCGCCGAAAGTCTCCTCGGACATCGCCGCAGGCCTCGGTGCCGAGTTCAAGGCTGACGACTGGACTCACACCCAGGGCAGCCTGTTCAGCGCGATGAAAATGGAAAAAACCATGATCGGTCTGTTGTTGCTGATGATTGTCGCGGTGGCGGCGTTCAACATCATCGCCACGCTGATCATGGTGGTGAACGACAAGGGCGCGGACATCGCGATCCTGCGCACCATCGGCGCCACGCCACGGCAGATCATGGCGATCTTCATGGTGCAGGGTACGGTGATCGGGATTGTCGGCACCTTGATTGGCGGCGTGCTCGGCGTGATCGCGGCGCTGAACGTCAGTGAAATGGTCGGCTGGGTTGAGCGCGTTACCGGGCAGCATATCTTCAGCTCTGACGTTTATTTCGTCAGCAACCTGCCTTCGGAATTGCAGGGCGGGGATGTGCTGTTGATCTGCTCGGCGGGCTTTATTCTGAGCTTCCTGGCGACGGTGTACCCGGCGTTGCGGGCGGCGAAGATTGAGCCGGCTCACGCGTTGAGATATTCGTAA
- the lolD gene encoding lipoprotein-releasing ABC transporter ATP-binding protein LolD — protein sequence MSDKAILSCRNLGKSYEEGPESVQVLAGLQLELHPGERVAIVGKSGSGKSTLLNLLGGLDTPTEGSVWLDGEELSALSEKKRGLLRNRALGFVYQFHHLLPEFTALENVCMPLLIGKTAIPEARQRATALLERVGLGHRLEHKPAELSGGERQRVAIARALVNNPGLVMLDEPTGNLDSHTAEGIQDLMLELSTSMRTAFLVVTHDMNLARQMDRVLQLQEGCLTPIA from the coding sequence ATGAGTGATAAAGCAATCTTGAGCTGCCGCAACCTGGGCAAATCCTACGAGGAAGGCCCGGAGTCGGTGCAAGTGCTGGCCGGTCTGCAACTGGAGTTGCACCCGGGCGAGCGAGTGGCGATCGTCGGCAAGTCCGGTTCGGGCAAAAGTACCTTGCTCAACCTGCTGGGCGGTCTCGACACGCCAACCGAGGGCAGCGTCTGGCTCGACGGCGAAGAGCTGTCGGCGCTGAGCGAGAAGAAGCGTGGCCTGCTGCGTAACCGTGCCCTCGGGTTCGTGTACCAGTTCCACCACTTGCTGCCGGAATTCACCGCGCTGGAAAACGTCTGCATGCCGCTGCTGATCGGCAAGACTGCGATCCCGGAAGCACGTCAGCGCGCTACCGCGTTGCTGGAGCGTGTCGGTCTGGGCCATCGTCTGGAGCACAAACCGGCGGAGCTGTCCGGCGGCGAACGCCAACGTGTGGCCATCGCCCGGGCGCTGGTGAACAATCCGGGCCTGGTGATGCTCGACGAGCCAACCGGTAACCTTGATTCGCACACCGCCGAAGGCATTCAGGACTTGATGCTGGAACTCAGCACTTCGATGCGCACGGCGTTCCTGGTGGTGACTCACGACATGAACCTGGCCCGCCAGATGGACCGCGTCCTGCAGTTGCAAGAAGGTTGCCTGACTCCAATCGCTTGA
- a CDS encoding lipoprotein-releasing ABC transporter permease subunit produces the protein MFRPLFVFIGTRYTRAKRRNHFVSFISLTSMIGLALGVVVMIVVLSVMNGFDHEMRTRVLGMVPHATLETGEPINDWQSLATKVKQNPQVTAVAPFTQMQGLLTNNGQVSKVLLNAIDPALERNVSIIDNFMKQGKLDDLTPGSFGIVIGDKAATKLGVGLGDKVTFVAPEVSVTPAGMFPRMKRFTVVGIFHVGAGELDGYLGVTNLQDLAKMHRWKPDQVQGIRLKFDDLFQAPRVAWTIAQQLGEDHYYARDWTRTHGNLYQAIRMEKAMIGLLLLLIVAVAAFNIISTLVMVVNDKKSDIAILRTLGATPGTIMRTFMVQGTVIGVVGTAIGAVLGILAALNVSAAISALEGLIGHKFLNADVYFIDYLPSQVQSQDVVMVCAAALVLSFLATLYPAWRAARTQPAEALRYE, from the coding sequence ATGTTCAGACCTCTCTTCGTATTTATCGGCACGCGTTATACCCGTGCAAAGCGTCGCAATCATTTTGTGTCATTCATTTCCCTGACTTCGATGATCGGGCTCGCCCTTGGCGTGGTCGTGATGATCGTGGTGCTCTCGGTGATGAACGGCTTCGATCATGAGATGCGCACCCGCGTGCTGGGCATGGTGCCCCACGCGACTCTTGAAACCGGCGAACCGATCAACGATTGGCAAAGCCTGGCGACCAAGGTCAAGCAGAATCCGCAGGTGACGGCCGTTGCGCCGTTCACCCAGATGCAGGGTTTGCTGACCAACAACGGTCAGGTGTCCAAGGTGTTGCTCAACGCCATCGACCCCGCGCTCGAGCGCAATGTCTCGATCATCGACAACTTCATGAAGCAGGGCAAACTCGACGATTTGACGCCGGGCAGCTTCGGCATCGTCATCGGCGACAAGGCCGCGACCAAGCTCGGCGTGGGCCTGGGTGACAAAGTCACCTTCGTCGCGCCGGAGGTCAGCGTGACCCCGGCCGGGATGTTCCCGCGCATGAAGCGCTTTACCGTGGTCGGCATCTTCCATGTCGGCGCCGGTGAGCTGGACGGCTATCTGGGCGTCACCAACCTGCAGGATCTGGCGAAGATGCACCGCTGGAAGCCTGATCAGGTGCAGGGCATCCGGTTGAAGTTCGATGATCTGTTCCAGGCGCCGCGCGTGGCCTGGACCATCGCCCAGCAGCTGGGCGAAGACCATTACTACGCTCGCGACTGGACCCGCACCCACGGCAACCTGTATCAGGCGATACGCATGGAAAAGGCCATGATCGGTCTGCTGTTGCTGCTGATCGTCGCGGTGGCTGCGTTCAACATCATTTCCACGCTGGTGATGGTGGTGAATGACAAGAAGAGCGACATCGCCATTCTGCGCACCCTCGGCGCCACGCCGGGGACGATCATGCGCACGTTCATGGTGCAGGGCACCGTGATTGGCGTGGTCGGTACGGCGATTGGTGCGGTGCTCGGTATTCTCGCTGCGCTCAACGTCAGTGCGGCGATTTCCGCCCTCGAAGGGCTGATCGGCCACAAGTTCCTCAACGCCGACGTGTATTTCATCGATTACCTGCCATCGCAGGTGCAGAGCCAGGACGTGGTCATGGTCTGCGCCGCTGCGTTGGTCCTGAGTTTCCTCGCCACCCTGTATCCCGCCTGGCGTGCTGCGCGCACCCAGCCGGCGGAGGCGCTACGTTATGAGTGA
- a CDS encoding PilZ domain-containing protein, with translation MSTLDEEDRREYYRIEDMIALEIRPLSAPEAAGQEVLQDASPLFNLLSELHLSEFESQHLLRQISERDRAIAAFLKSQNKRIDLLSQVVALTVLGHIGEPQPVIISEGGIDFQHPTPIATGAHLSVKLVLMPQALGLLLRARVTHCDRKGDGYDVGTEFEHLTDAQRQLLARYILQKQAQERRLAREQNESGI, from the coding sequence ATGTCGACATTAGATGAAGAAGATCGCCGCGAATACTACCGTATCGAGGACATGATCGCACTGGAAATTCGGCCCCTGTCCGCTCCCGAAGCCGCAGGCCAGGAAGTGTTGCAGGATGCTTCCCCGCTGTTCAACCTGCTCAGCGAACTGCACCTGAGCGAATTCGAGTCGCAGCACCTGTTGCGCCAGATCAGCGAGCGCGACCGGGCCATTGCCGCGTTCCTCAAATCGCAGAACAAACGCATCGACCTGCTCAGCCAGGTGGTCGCCCTGACCGTACTCGGCCATATCGGCGAGCCGCAGCCGGTGATCATCTCCGAAGGCGGGATCGACTTTCAGCACCCGACCCCGATTGCCACTGGCGCGCACCTGTCGGTAAAACTGGTGCTGATGCCCCAGGCGCTGGGCCTGCTGCTGCGCGCCCGCGTCACCCATTGCGACCGCAAGGGCGACGGTTACGACGTCGGCACCGAGTTCGAACACTTGACCGACGCCCAGCGCCAGTTGCTCGCCCGCTATATCCTGCAGAAACAGGCCCAGGAACGACGCCTGGCCCGTGAACAGAACGAATCAGGCATTTAA
- a CDS encoding glycerophosphodiester phosphodiesterase family protein, whose translation MTLIYGHRGAKGEAPENTLTSFQECLKHGVRRCELDLHLSKDGELMVIHDPTLKRTTDRRGKVVEHTAAELVTYDARKGGPGWIKPCPIPTLEELFEKCDFEHWQLEVKSASRTRAATTVLAIREMAQRHGLLDKITITSSSREVLKAALDLVPDVSRGLVAEYAWLDPLKVAASYGCEILALNWTLCTPERLQKAQRQGLHVSVWTVNEPALMRRLADFGVDSLITDFPGLATATLENC comes from the coding sequence GTGACCCTCATCTACGGCCACCGCGGCGCCAAGGGCGAAGCACCGGAAAATACCCTGACCAGTTTTCAGGAATGTCTCAAGCACGGCGTACGCCGTTGCGAACTGGATCTGCACCTGTCCAAGGACGGCGAGCTGATGGTGATCCACGACCCGACCCTCAAGCGCACCACCGACCGGCGCGGCAAGGTGGTCGAGCACACCGCCGCCGAACTGGTGACCTACGACGCGCGCAAGGGCGGCCCGGGCTGGATCAAGCCGTGCCCGATTCCGACGCTGGAAGAACTGTTCGAGAAATGCGATTTCGAGCACTGGCAGCTCGAAGTCAAAAGTGCCTCGCGCACCCGTGCGGCGACCACCGTGCTGGCGATCCGCGAAATGGCCCAGCGTCATGGCCTGCTGGACAAGATCACGATTACTTCGAGTTCGCGGGAAGTGCTGAAAGCGGCGCTGGATCTGGTGCCGGACGTGTCGCGTGGACTGGTCGCCGAATACGCCTGGCTCGACCCATTGAAGGTCGCCGCCAGCTATGGCTGCGAGATTCTGGCTTTGAACTGGACGCTTTGTACGCCGGAACGCCTGCAGAAGGCGCAGCGTCAGGGGCTGCATGTGTCGGTGTGGACCGTCAACGAGCCCGCGCTGATGCGCAGACTCGCCGACTTCGGCGTTGACAGCCTGATTACAGACTTTCCCGGTTTGGCCACTGCCACCCTCGAGAATTGCTGA
- the sthA gene encoding Si-specific NAD(P)(+) transhydrogenase yields MAVYNYDVVVLGSGPAGEGAAMNAAKAGRKVAMVDSRRQVGGNCTHLGTIPSKALRHSVRQIMQFNTNPMFRAIGEPRWFSFPDVLKSAEKVISKQVASRTGYYARNRVDVFFGTGSFADEQTIEVVCANGVVEKLVAKHIIIATGSRPYRPADIDFNHPRIYDSDTILSLGHTPRKLIVYGAGVIGCEYASIFSGLGVLVELVDNRGQLLSFLDSEISQALSYHFSNNNITVRHNEDYDRVEGVDNGVILHLKSGKKIKADALLWCNGRTGNTDQLGLENIGVKVNSRGQIEVDEAYRTCVPNIYGAGDVIGWPSLASAAHDQGRSAAGSIVDNGSWRFVNDVPTGIYTIPEISSIGKNEQELTQAKVPYEVGKAFFKSMARAQIAGEPQGMLKILFHRETLEVLGVHCFGYQASEIVHIGQAIMSQPGELNTLKYFVNTTFNYPTMAEAYRVAAYDGLNRLF; encoded by the coding sequence ATGGCTGTCTACAACTACGACGTGGTGGTGTTGGGTTCCGGCCCGGCGGGAGAAGGCGCGGCAATGAACGCCGCCAAAGCAGGGCGCAAGGTGGCGATGGTCGACAGCCGTCGCCAGGTCGGCGGTAACTGCACCCACCTGGGAACCATCCCGTCCAAGGCCCTGCGTCACTCGGTGCGGCAGATCATGCAGTTCAACACCAACCCGATGTTCCGGGCGATCGGTGAGCCACGCTGGTTCTCCTTCCCGGACGTGTTGAAAAGCGCCGAGAAAGTCATTTCCAAACAAGTCGCTTCGCGCACCGGCTACTACGCCCGTAACCGCGTCGACGTGTTCTTCGGCACCGGCAGCTTCGCCGACGAGCAAACCATCGAAGTGGTCTGCGCCAACGGCGTGGTCGAGAAGCTGGTGGCCAAGCACATCATCATCGCCACCGGTTCGCGCCCTTATCGCCCGGCGGACATCGATTTCAATCACCCGCGCATCTACGATAGCGACACCATCCTCAGCCTCGGCCACACCCCGCGCAAACTGATCGTTTACGGCGCCGGTGTGATCGGTTGCGAATACGCTTCGATCTTCAGCGGTCTGGGTGTATTGGTTGAACTGGTGGACAACCGTGGTCAGTTGCTGAGCTTCCTCGACTCGGAAATCTCCCAGGCGTTGAGCTACCACTTCAGCAACAACAACATCACCGTGCGTCACAACGAGGATTACGATCGCGTTGAAGGCGTGGATAACGGTGTGATCCTGCACCTCAAATCCGGCAAGAAGATCAAGGCCGACGCCTTGCTCTGGTGCAACGGCCGTACCGGCAACACCGACCAGCTCGGTCTGGAAAACATCGGGGTCAAGGTCAACAGCCGTGGCCAGATCGAAGTCGACGAGGCTTACCGCACCTGTGTGCCAAACATCTACGGCGCCGGTGACGTGATCGGCTGGCCGAGCCTGGCCAGTGCCGCCCACGACCAGGGTCGTTCGGCGGCTGGCAGCATTGTCGATAACGGTAGCTGGCGCTTTGTGAATGACGTGCCGACCGGCATCTACACCATTCCGGAGATCAGCTCGATCGGCAAGAACGAGCAGGAGCTGACCCAGGCCAAGGTGCCGTACGAAGTCGGCAAGGCGTTCTTCAAGAGCATGGCGCGTGCGCAGATCGCCGGCGAGCCGCAAGGCATGCTGAAGATCCTGTTCCACCGTGAAACCCTGGAAGTGCTGGGCGTTCACTGCTTCGGTTATCAGGCGTCGGAGATCGTGCACATCGGTCAGGCGATCATGAGCCAGCCGGGCGAGTTGAACACACTGAAGTATTTCGTCAACACCACGTTCAACTACCCGACCATGGCCGAAGCCTATCGGGTAGCGGCGTACGACGGCCTCAACCGGCTTTTTTGA
- a CDS encoding FAD:protein FMN transferase produces the protein MSKGRLIGVLLLVGALSGCGNGDSMESFGGPTMGSTYSIKYVRHAGLPEPAQVQLEVERILGDVDRHMSTYRSDSDIERFNALPANSCQTMPAAVLELVRVGEQLSEQSEGSYDLTVEPLMNLWGFGPQGREEKVPDPAALAATLQRVGYRHLHVDGDRLCKDAPVEVDFNSIAAGYAVDTIAARLDAMGIHDYLAEATGELKAKGKKLDGSAWRIALEEPRDDQQVAERVINVDGYGVSTSGDYRNYFLQDGRRYSHTFDARSGAPVLHNLASVTVIHPSALMADGLSTLLLILGPERAWDYAEKHDIGAFFVIRADTGFVIRTSAAFERLSGAKID, from the coding sequence TTGTCTAAAGGGAGGCTGATTGGCGTTTTGCTGCTGGTGGGTGCCTTGTCCGGCTGCGGCAACGGCGATTCCATGGAAAGCTTCGGCGGCCCGACCATGGGCAGCACCTATTCGATAAAGTACGTGCGCCACGCCGGTCTTCCCGAGCCCGCGCAGGTTCAGCTTGAAGTGGAAAGAATCCTCGGCGACGTCGACCGGCACATGTCGACTTATCGCAGTGACTCCGACATCGAGCGCTTCAATGCCTTGCCGGCGAACAGCTGTCAGACCATGCCCGCCGCCGTGCTCGAATTGGTCCGAGTTGGCGAACAGCTGTCGGAGCAAAGCGAAGGCTCCTACGATCTCACGGTCGAACCGCTGATGAATCTGTGGGGGTTCGGCCCGCAAGGGCGTGAAGAGAAAGTCCCCGACCCCGCCGCGCTGGCCGCCACCCTGCAACGGGTCGGCTACCGCCATTTGCATGTCGACGGCGACCGCTTGTGCAAGGATGCACCGGTGGAAGTCGACTTCAACAGCATCGCTGCCGGTTACGCCGTCGACACCATCGCCGCCCGGCTCGACGCCATGGGCATCCATGATTATCTCGCCGAAGCCACGGGCGAGCTGAAAGCCAAGGGCAAAAAACTCGACGGTTCGGCATGGCGTATCGCGCTGGAGGAGCCGCGTGACGATCAGCAGGTGGCTGAGCGCGTCATCAATGTCGATGGCTACGGCGTGTCCACCTCCGGTGATTACCGCAACTATTTCCTGCAGGATGGCCGGCGCTATTCCCACACCTTCGATGCGCGTAGCGGGGCGCCGGTCCTGCACAACCTGGCGTCAGTCACGGTGATTCATCCTTCAGCGTTGATGGCCGATGGACTATCGACGCTGTTGCTGATTCTCGGGCCGGAAAGGGCTTGGGACTATGCCGAAAAACACGACATTGGTGCATTCTTCGTGATTCGTGCCGATACAGGTTTCGTCATTCGCACCAGCGCGGCTTTCGAGCGCCTCAGTGGCGCAAAGATTGACTGA
- a CDS encoding MFS transporter — protein sequence MSSTTGKGKAIFRVVSGNFLEMFDFMVYGFYATAIAKTFFPADSAFASLMLSLATFGAGFLMRPLGAIFLGAYIDRHGRRQGLIITLALMAAGTILIACVPGYATLGVAAPSIVLFGRLLQGFSAGVELGGVSVYLAEIATPGRKGFFVSWQSASQQAAVVFAGLLGVGLNHWLSPEQMGDWGWRVPFLIGCMIVPVIFIIRRSLEETPEFQARKHRPTLREIVRSIGQNFGIVIAGMALVVMTTVSFYLITAYTPTFGKAELHLSDFDALLVTVCIGLSNFFWLPVMGAVSDKIGRKPLLLAATILAILTAYPALSWLVANPSFSHLLIVELWLSFLYGSYNGAMVVALTEIMPVEVRTTGFSLAYSLATATFGGFTPAACTYLIHVLDNKAAPGIWLSGAAVLGLIATLVLFRGNKHELRTAQAAVAGGAR from the coding sequence ATGTCCTCCACCACGGGCAAAGGCAAAGCGATTTTTCGCGTTGTCAGCGGCAATTTTCTCGAGATGTTCGACTTTATGGTCTATGGCTTTTACGCCACGGCCATCGCCAAAACCTTCTTCCCGGCCGACAGCGCCTTCGCGTCTCTGATGCTCTCGCTCGCGACCTTCGGCGCCGGTTTCCTGATGCGTCCGCTGGGCGCGATCTTCCTTGGTGCCTACATTGACCGTCACGGTCGTCGCCAGGGTCTGATCATTACCTTGGCGCTGATGGCCGCCGGTACGATCCTGATCGCCTGCGTGCCGGGCTACGCCACCCTAGGTGTCGCCGCGCCGTCGATCGTGCTGTTCGGTCGCTTGCTGCAAGGCTTCTCGGCCGGCGTCGAGCTGGGCGGTGTTTCGGTGTATCTGGCGGAAATCGCCACGCCGGGCCGCAAGGGCTTTTTCGTCAGTTGGCAGTCTGCCAGCCAGCAGGCGGCGGTGGTGTTTGCCGGCCTGCTCGGAGTGGGTCTCAACCACTGGCTGAGCCCGGAACAGATGGGAGACTGGGGCTGGCGCGTGCCGTTCCTGATCGGCTGCATGATCGTTCCGGTGATCTTCATCATTCGTCGCTCGCTGGAGGAAACCCCCGAGTTCCAGGCGCGCAAACATCGCCCTACCCTGCGGGAAATCGTCCGTTCGATCGGTCAGAACTTTGGCATCGTCATCGCCGGCATGGCACTGGTGGTGATGACCACGGTTTCGTTCTACCTGATCACCGCCTACACCCCGACCTTCGGCAAGGCTGAACTGCATCTGTCGGATTTCGACGCACTGCTGGTGACCGTGTGCATCGGTCTGTCGAACTTCTTCTGGCTGCCGGTGATGGGCGCGGTGTCCGACAAGATCGGGCGTAAACCCCTACTGCTCGCGGCGACCATTCTGGCGATCCTGACCGCCTACCCGGCGCTGTCGTGGCTGGTGGCGAACCCGAGTTTCAGCCATTTGCTGATCGTCGAACTGTGGCTGTCGTTCCTGTACGGCTCGTACAACGGCGCGATGGTGGTGGCGCTGACCGAAATCATGCCGGTGGAAGTGCGTACCACCGGATTCTCGCTGGCGTATAGCCTGGCGACGGCAACCTTCGGCGGTTTTACACCGGCGGCGTGCACTTACCTGATTCACGTGCTCGACAACAAGGCGGCACCGGGGATCTGGCTCAGCGGTGCGGCGGTGCTGGGGCTGATTGCGACGTTGGTGCTGTTCCGGGGTAACAAGCATGAACTGCGGACTGCGCAAGCGGCTGTGGCAGGTGGCGCCCGATAG